A window of the Nibribacter ruber genome harbors these coding sequences:
- a CDS encoding DUF4197 domain-containing protein, translating to MKKLTTSPFVFGALLFLGLTSCTASQIQQAVDGAIATQTGRGGPLTQNEVAMGLREALSQGITKGANQASQTDGFYKNSLIRIPFPADVQRVEKTLRSIGLGSEVDKFVMTLNRGAEDAAKSAVPIFISAIKQLTFSDVWNILRGEQDAATQFLKRTTTSQLTQAFRPVIKNSLDKVNATRYYTDLVNRYNKIPMVQKANPDLESYATQKAIDGLFILVAQEEANIRENPIARTTELLRRVFGSKG from the coding sequence ATGAAGAAATTAACTACGTCCCCTTTTGTTTTTGGAGCCTTACTATTTTTAGGGTTAACCTCTTGCACGGCCAGTCAGATACAGCAGGCAGTAGACGGTGCCATTGCCACGCAAACCGGCCGCGGCGGTCCTTTGACGCAGAATGAAGTAGCCATGGGCTTGCGCGAAGCCTTGTCTCAAGGTATTACCAAAGGTGCCAACCAAGCATCGCAGACCGATGGGTTTTATAAAAACAGCCTTATCAGAATTCCTTTTCCGGCAGACGTACAGCGCGTAGAGAAAACTTTGCGCAGCATTGGCCTGGGCTCTGAAGTGGACAAATTTGTCATGACCTTGAACCGGGGTGCCGAAGACGCCGCCAAAAGTGCAGTTCCTATTTTTATCAGTGCCATCAAGCAACTGACCTTCTCAGATGTCTGGAATATTTTGCGTGGGGAGCAAGACGCAGCCACTCAATTCTTGAAGAGAACCACTACGTCGCAGTTGACGCAGGCGTTCAGACCGGTCATCAAGAACTCTTTGGACAAAGTGAATGCCACGCGGTATTACACAGACCTGGTGAACAGGTATAACAAGATTCCTATGGTGCAGAAAGCCAACCCAGATTTAGAGTCTTATGCCACGCAAAAGGCCATTGACGGACTGTTTATTCTGGTAGCACAAGAGGAGGCTAACATCAGAGAAAACCCAATTGCCAGAACTACTGAGCTGTTGCGCAGAGTGTTCGGAAGCAAGGGATAA